One genomic window of Daphnia pulex isolate KAP4 chromosome 10, ASM2113471v1 includes the following:
- the LOC124203871 gene encoding collagen alpha-5(IV) chain-like: MEESTGKMSPSFLLSGCFVLAFFVDLSIGQYDQFLLNPVASDTGCPEFPNPFFQCYRPMQPVEIQNRRAQQNDFIDAVPKISYPLPTSGSDLDPFSNSPRFFHHMKPGAHWFDWSHGTKPHDKKPIVKGPAGPPGPPGIQGPPGYKGKGGPPGPKGSDGMTGYKGEKGDTGYPGTPGTPGEKGVMGYPGPPGPPGPKGEPCDCYVYTTTVPSTKATAARSLTGR, encoded by the exons ATGGAAGAGTCAACTGGTAAAATGTCTCCTTCTTTCCTGCTGAGCGGTTGTTTTGTTCTCGctttttttgtcgatttaAGCATCGGCCAGTACGACCAATTCCTGCTGAATCCTGTTGCTTCCGATACAGGATGTCCGGAATTCCCTAATCCATTCTTCCAGTGTTATCGTCCGATGCAGCCTGTCGAAATCCAAAACCGCAGAGCTCAGCAGAATG atttCATCGATGCAGTCCCGAAAATTTCGTATCCATTGCCAACGTCGGGCAGTGATTTGGatccattttcaaattctcCAAGATTTTTTCATCATATGAAGCCTG gGGCGCATTGGTTCGATTGGTCCCACGGGACAAAACCGCACGATAAGAAGCCGATTGTCAAAGGACCTGCAGGTCCACCTGGACCTCCTGGTATACAAG GCCCACCAGGATATAAAGGAAAAGGTGGACCTCCAGGCCCAAAGGGATCCGATGGAATGACAGGTtataaaggagaaaaaggagataCCGGATATCCAGGAACTCCTGGCACACCAG GCGAGAAAGGAGTTATGGGATACCCAGGTCCTCCAGGTCCTCCAGGTCCTAAAGGAGAGCCATGCGATTGCTACGTGTACACAACAACAGTGCCCTCGACAAAGGCTACGGCTGCTAGATCTTTAACAGGGCGTTAA
- the LOC124203857 gene encoding alpha-(1,3)-fucosyltransferase C-like, translating into MNTCSTYFGPVRRWRQKISNANLSRLLQYLLLTGFGLLIGQSCWQYLKIKATTGTRSLNRPSLMNYTHERYELMGKYDQESLSQIDPPFKRILFWNEAYGSKDYNVGIGRHALRKRGCPVWQCETSDNRNDVQDYDAVVFHLRSWSRNDLPQHRSPHQRYVAWIMESAAWREYMVDNSPMVNFFNWTFSYRWDSDIVSPYGYVKPVHGRVPLHPNEKQMKEYLSNSKVDYANGKTKMAAWFVSNCLSKSKRNEMVNELQKHMQIDVYGNCGTMTCPRNIEDECREMAAKNYKFYMALENSLCQDYVTEKFFAMMKYPIIPIVYGVHDHYDRIAPTHSFINAAKFESMKQLADYLILLDKNDTLYNEYFWWKPHFKVCDFNDDINKSMCHLCASLHNTTSPPKIYANMTDWWENQSYCQTPKF; encoded by the exons ATGAACACTTGTTCAACTTACTTCGGTCCAGTACGTCGTTGGAGGCAGAAAATATCGAACGCAAATTTATCACGTCTACTTCAATATTTGCTTTTGACGGGGTTTGGGCTTTTAATCGGACAATCCTGTTggcaatatttaaaaatcaaggcAACTACAGGAACGCGGTCTTTGAACCGACCGTCGCTGATGAACTACACTCACGAACGCTACGAACTGATGGGAAAATATGACCAGGAAAGTCTTTCCCAAATCGACCCACCATTCAAGCGAATTCTGTTCTGGAACGAG GCTTACGGAAGCAAAGATTACAATGTCGGAATTGGTCGCCATGCCTTGCGGAAACGGGGGTGTCCCGTGTGGCAGTGCGAAACGTCGGACAACCGCAACGATGTCCAGGACTACGACGCCGTTGTCTTTCACCTCCGCAGTTGGAGCCGGAACGACTTGCCGCAACATCGGTCGCCCCATCAGCGCTACGTTGCCTGGATTATGGAATCTGCAGCGTGGCGTGAATACATGGTGGACAATAGTCCCATGGTTAATTTCTTCAACTGGACGTTTTCATACCGTTGGGACTCTGATATCGTCAGTCCTTACGGTTACGTCAAACCGGTTCATGGACGCGTACCTCTTCATCCTAatgagaaacaaatgaaagagTATTTATCCAATTCAAAAGTCGATTACGCGAAtgggaaaacgaaaatggcAGCTTGGTTTGTCTCCAACTGCCTGtcgaaaagtaaaagaaacgaGATGGTTAACGAGCTGCAAAAGCACATGCAAATTGACGTTTACGGGAACTGTGGAACGATGACCTGCCCGAGGAACATAGAAGACGAATGCCGAGAAATGGCAgccaaaaattacaaattttacatGGCCCTGGAAAATTCCCTGTGTCAGGACTACGTCACTGAAAA GTTTTTCGCCATGATGAAATACCCGATCATTCCCATCGTTTACGGCGTTCACGACCACTACGATAGGATTGCACCGACGCATTCCTTCATCAACGCGGCCAAATTTGAATCTATGAAACAGCTGGCCGACTACCTCATTCTACTCGACAAGAACGACACGCTATACAACGAATATTTCTGGTGGAAACCTCATTTTAAAGTGTGTGACTTTAACGATGACATAAACAAAAGCATGTGTCATTTGTGCGCCTCTCTCCACAACACGACGTCACCGCCTAAAATCTACGCAAACATGACCGACTGGTGGGAAAACCAATCCTACTGCCAAACACCCAAATTCTGA